CTTTTTCTTTCCTCATAAGTTTTCTCATCTTATTCTCCAGAAGCTTCACAGTAATCTCAATCGGCGTATCCGGTGCGGAATATTTCATAGCATTATCAATGAGATTTACAAATACTCGCATCACGAGGGTAAAATCCAGAAAAATCTCTGGTAAATCCCGGGGAATGCGAATATGAATCTCTCTTTTTTCAAGCTTATCCTTCAGCAGGTACAGGGAAGCGCCAATTACGTCTTTTAATTTGCAGGGGTTGGTTTTCATTTTTAAAGCGCCCGTCTCGACCCGCGTCATGTCAAGAAGATTGTCAACAAGCTGATTCATGTGGCCGGACTCATCGTAAGCCGTTTCCAAAAACCCATGCAGCGATGGTATTTTCATGTTCGTCAATGGGAAAACCAGGGTCAAAACTGCCTGGTGTAATCCCGTGGT
This Candidatus Brocadia sinica JPN1 DNA region includes the following protein-coding sequences:
- a CDS encoding sensor histidine kinase — protein: MSIVLVAITTLGLVVSALASKTRQQAMDARGREEQTAILFRLSKDLAASDSLEAVLRSIRMNVGEIFDCRVAVFWRQTTGLHQAVLTLVFPLTNMKIPSLHGFLETAYDESGHMNQLVDNLLDMTRVETGALKMKTNPCKLKDVIGASLYLLKDKLEKREIHIRIPRDLPEIFLDFTLVMRVFVNLIDNAMKYSAPDTPIEITVKLLENKMRKLMRKEKGRHN